Proteins encoded in a region of the Eschrichtius robustus isolate mEscRob2 chromosome 14, mEscRob2.pri, whole genome shotgun sequence genome:
- the SNRNP35 gene encoding U11/U12 small nuclear ribonucleoprotein 35 kDa protein — translation MNDWMPIAKEYDPLKAGSIDGTDEDPHDRAVWRAMLARYAPNKGVTGDPLLTLFVARLNLQTKEEKLKEVFSRYGDIRRLRLVRDLVTGFSKGYAFIEYKEERSLLKAYRDADGLVIDQHEIFVDYELERTLKGWIPRRLGGGLGGKKESGQLRFGGRDRPFRKPINLPVVKNDQFREGKRERRERSRSRERHWDSRMRDRDHDRGREKRWQEKESTRVWPEGDWDRERDFRDDRVKGREKRDRSK, via the coding sequence ATGAACGATTGGATGCCCATCGCCAAGGAGTATGACCCGCTTAAAGCTGGCAGCATTGATGGCACCGACGAGGACCCACATGATCGAGCTGTCTGGAGGGCGATGCTGGCACGATATGCCCCCAACAAAGGCGTCACAGGAGACCCCCTCCTCACCCTGTTTGTGGCGAGACTAAACCTGCAGACCAAAGAGGAGAAGTTAAAGGAAGTATTTTCCCGCTATGGGGACATCCGGCGGCTTCGGCTGGTGAGGGACTTGGTCACGGGCTTTTCGAAGGGCTATGCCTTCATCGAATACAAAGAGGAGCGTTCTCTGCTCAAAGCTTACCGGGACGCCGATGGCCTGGTTATTGACCAACACGAGATATTTGTGGACTATGAACTGGAAAGGACTCTCAAAGGGTGGATTCCTCGGCGACTTGGAGGAGGCCTGGGGGGGAAAAAGGAATCTGGGCAGCTGAGGTTTGGGGGGCGGGATCGGCCTTTCCGAAAACCCATCAATCTGCCAGTTGTTAAAAACGACCAGTTtcgagagggaaagagggagagaagggagcgATCTCGATCCCGAGAAAGACACTGGGACTCCAGGATGAGGGATCGGGACCATGACCGGGGCCGGGAGAAGAGGTGGCAGGAAAAAGAATCAACTCGGGTGTGGCCAGAAGGTGactgggacagagagagggacttCAGAGACGACAGGGTcaaggggagggagaagagggacaGAAGTAAGTAG